One window from the genome of Nicotiana tomentosiformis chromosome 5, ASM39032v3, whole genome shotgun sequence encodes:
- the LOC138891926 gene encoding uncharacterized protein yields MADELKKLSGTVQNIEGAKGVEGLNYEDLCIQPYVEMPEGYKPLKFEMFDGTCDPKVHMRIYCDKLVGVGKNEQIRMKLLMRSLTGDALSWYINQNPKKWVTWVSIASNFMDRFRFNIENAPDVLYIQNLKKKRTETFHEYATRWRSGAAKLRPVIEE; encoded by the coding sequence ATGGCAGACGAACTCAAGAAGCTCTCTGGCACAGTTCAGAATATCGAAGGTGCTAAAGGCGTtgaaggtttgaattatgaagacttGTGCATTCAGCCATATGTAGAGATGCCGGAGGGGTACAAACCTCTCAAATTTGAAATGTTCGATGGAACTTGTGATCCAAAAGTTCATATGAGGatatattgtgacaagcttgtaggagtgggcaaaaatgaacaaatccgcatgaaactgCTCATGCGAAGCCTCACAGGAGATGCATTGTCCTGGTATATCAACCAGAATCCAAAGAAGTGGGTGACCTGGGTAAGTATTGCGTCAAACTTTATGGACAGGTTCAGGTTCAACATCGAGAATGCACCAGATGTTTTgtatattcaaaacctcaaaaagaaacGAACAGAGACCTTCCATgaatatgctactcggtggaggtctgggGCTGCAAAATTAAGACCAGTAATCGAAGAataa
- the LOC138891925 gene encoding uncharacterized protein — translation MDPLKYIFQKPMPTGKLAKWKILLSEFDIVYVIQKAVKGQALADHLAKDPVDREYKPLKTYFPDEEVSFVGEDITEAYDGAVGNWRFRSVGALGFRRMGYKEHQNIAIFALCTRADQKPAYCAHVEEESDGNPWIHNIKEYLAKGEYPEHSTHNQKRMLQGLANHFFQSRGILYRRTPDLGLLRCVDAKEASRLLEEIHAGTCGPHMNGFVLAKKILRAGYFWMTMETDCIKYVQKCHQF, via the exons ATGGATCCACTGaaatatatctttcagaagcccatgcctacgggtaagttagcaaagtggaaaATATTGCTGAGCGAGTTTGACATCGTCTATGTAAttcagaaggcagtcaaaggacaagcattggcagatcatTTGGCAAAAGATCCCGTAGACAGAGAATACAaaccattgaaaacgtattttcctgacGAGGAGGTGTCGTTCgtgggagaagatatcaccgaagcaTATGATG gagCTGTTGGTAATTGGAGATTCCGATCTGTTGGTGCATTAGgttttaggagaatgggctacaaagaacatcaaaatattgccatatttgcactgtgtacaagagctgatcaaaag ccagcttattgtgctcatgttgaagaagagagcGATGGAAatccatggatccacaacatcaaggaatatttggcaaaaggagaaTATCCAGAGCACTCTACCCATAATCAGAAGCGCATGCTTCAAGGattagccaaccatttctttcaaagcagAGGAATTCTATATAGAAGAACTCCTGACTTAGGGTTACTACGGTGCgtcgatgccaaggaagcatccagatTGCTTGAGGAAATACATGCTggaacttgcggaccgcacatgaatggcttcgtcttagccaagaaaatactaagagcggggtatttctggatgactatggaaacagactgcatcaagtatgttCAGAAATGTCACCAATTCTAG